In one window of Paraflavitalea soli DNA:
- a CDS encoding ABC transporter permease, which produces MLRDYFKTALRNLLRNKTYAAINIAGIAIGLTAFWMIALYVADELSYDRFHSNAGRIYRVAQHTTWDGGNMHQATTSSPFAGALKASFPEIQEATRILPEGGGIISYNNKPIKAEDIMFADANIFKVFTFPFISGNPATALARPESIVLTESLARKLFSDPQKALNQTVYFSNNYPNLVTGVIKDIPGNTHLRFSGLRSLPTNYTDNWQNFNAYTYLLLNKGTDYKKFEAHLPEFAAKTIQKLMKVNDYRMELQPLTAIHLHSDLQVEIGPNSSITRIYIFIAIAALILIIAVINYINLSTARSSTRIREVGVRKVIGSGRRHLIGMFIAEALVMTIVAAIVAFFLATVLLPLFNNLSGKTLTIGRFGTLTTILVMLGFALLTGCMSGLYPALFLSRFKAIPALKGQMGNLANNILFRRSLVVFQFTITVIMIAGSLIIYRQMQYTSQKDLGFNKDQVLTFHIHDREVRKQVAAMKDQLSKNPNILGVSAAGNPIGNNDLGAHGFNFEKNDGSFSTSSKMAQELMVDADYIPALDIKLTQGRNFSTAVESDKYGAALVNETLMHELGWKDAINKRLRFKFGEGEIGERTVIGVIKDFHTYSLQHKVEAMVMLMPPVAAMEDNLYVKINTSHTKEALAWIEKVYKQFDKSNPVEFNFLDQNFARQYSAEQKQETLCLIFTVLAVSIATLGLFGLAAFTAQQRVKEIGIRKVLGASVQSIITMLSKDFIKLVAIAILIATPIAWMAMDQWLQGFAYRIDIQWWVFGLAGILALVITIATISIHAIKAALANPVDSLRNE; this is translated from the coding sequence ATGTTAAGGGACTATTTCAAAACCGCTCTCCGCAACCTGCTCCGTAACAAAACGTATGCAGCCATCAATATAGCCGGCATTGCCATCGGGCTGACCGCCTTTTGGATGATAGCCCTGTATGTAGCCGACGAGCTGAGCTATGATCGTTTTCATAGCAACGCCGGCCGCATTTACCGTGTAGCCCAGCATACCACCTGGGATGGCGGTAATATGCACCAGGCAACTACTTCCTCCCCTTTCGCAGGCGCCCTGAAAGCCAGTTTTCCCGAGATACAGGAGGCTACCCGTATTTTGCCCGAAGGTGGCGGCATCATTAGTTACAACAACAAGCCCATCAAGGCGGAGGATATCATGTTTGCGGATGCCAATATCTTTAAGGTATTCACTTTCCCTTTTATCAGCGGCAATCCGGCTACCGCGCTTGCCCGGCCCGAATCCATTGTATTGACAGAAAGCCTTGCCCGCAAACTGTTTTCAGATCCCCAAAAAGCACTCAACCAAACCGTTTACTTTTCAAACAACTACCCTAACCTCGTAACCGGTGTGATCAAAGATATTCCCGGAAATACACACCTGCGTTTCAGCGGCCTTCGCTCATTGCCCACCAACTATACTGACAACTGGCAGAATTTTAACGCCTACACCTACCTGCTGTTGAACAAGGGCACCGACTATAAAAAGTTCGAAGCCCACCTGCCCGAATTTGCGGCAAAGACCATTCAAAAGCTTATGAAGGTCAATGATTATCGTATGGAGTTACAACCCCTTACGGCTATCCATTTACATTCCGACCTCCAGGTAGAGATCGGTCCCAACAGCAGTATTACCCGTATTTACATCTTTATAGCTATTGCCGCCCTCATACTGATCATTGCTGTCATTAATTATATCAACCTGTCTACCGCACGCTCCTCTACCCGCATCCGCGAAGTAGGCGTACGCAAAGTAATAGGTTCCGGCCGCCGCCACCTCATTGGCATGTTCATCGCAGAAGCCCTCGTAATGACCATCGTGGCCGCTATAGTGGCCTTCTTCCTGGCAACTGTATTGTTGCCCTTGTTCAACAATCTGTCGGGCAAAACCCTCACCATCGGACGCTTTGGCACCCTCACCACCATCCTGGTCATGCTGGGCTTTGCACTGCTCACCGGTTGTATGAGCGGCCTCTACCCTGCCCTCTTCCTGTCACGCTTCAAAGCCATTCCCGCCCTGAAAGGACAAATGGGCAACCTGGCCAACAATATCCTGTTCAGAAGATCATTGGTAGTTTTCCAGTTCACCATCACCGTGATCATGATTGCCGGTTCCCTCATCATCTACCGGCAAATGCAATATACCAGCCAAAAAGACCTTGGGTTTAATAAGGACCAGGTACTTACTTTTCATATCCATGACCGTGAAGTGAGGAAGCAGGTGGCCGCCATGAAAGACCAGCTTTCTAAAAACCCCAATATACTGGGAGTATCCGCAGCCGGAAATCCTATCGGCAATAATGACCTGGGTGCCCATGGATTTAACTTTGAAAAAAATGATGGTTCCTTCTCCACCAGCAGTAAGATGGCGCAGGAACTGATGGTGGATGCAGATTATATCCCTGCTCTCGATATCAAATTAACCCAGGGCAGGAACTTTTCTACAGCAGTAGAATCAGACAAATATGGTGCAGCCCTTGTCAACGAAACATTAATGCATGAGTTGGGTTGGAAAGATGCGATCAATAAGCGCCTGAGGTTTAAGTTTGGCGAAGGAGAGATCGGCGAAAGAACAGTCATTGGCGTTATTAAAGATTTTCATACCTATTCCCTGCAGCATAAAGTAGAGGCCATGGTGATGCTGATGCCGCCCGTAGCTGCCATGGAAGACAACCTGTATGTAAAGATCAATACCAGCCACACCAAAGAGGCATTGGCCTGGATCGAAAAAGTATACAAGCAATTTGACAAGAGCAATCCCGTAGAGTTTAATTTCCTCGACCAAAACTTTGCCCGCCAGTATTCAGCAGAACAAAAGCAGGAAACACTCTGCCTCATCTTTACTGTGCTGGCCGTTTCCATTGCCACCCTCGGTTTGTTTGGCCTGGCAGCCTTTACAGCACAACAACGGGTTAAAGAGATCGGCATTCGAAAAGTGCTGGGCGCTTCCGTACAATCCATCATTACCATGTTGAGCAAGGATTTCATTAAACTGGTGGCCATCGCTATCCTGATCGCTACACCCATTGCCTGGATGGCCATGGATCAATGGCTGCAGGGCTTTGCGTATCGCATAGACATCCAGTGGTGGGTATTCGGCCTGGCAGGTATACTGGCCCTGGTGATCACCATTGCCACCATCAGCATTCACGCCATCAAGGCTGCCCTTGCCAACCCGGTCGATAGTCTGAGAAATGAATAA
- a CDS encoding ABC transporter permease translates to MLKNYLLVALRTLWKHKVFTAINIAGLAIGISASLVIYLLVQYDFSFDKFHKEGDRIHRVVSKFTSPDGEEYKNSGVPVPMGNAVRTEMAGLDVVAPFYTWDGSGKVTIPTAKEGKPVTYKKQEGIIFADPGYFILLPYEWVAGSPVTALQQPYQVVLTTANAALYFPGIQPVELIGREIYFDDTIRTSITGIVKDIAQNTDFTFKTFISWSTLEKGNLSNGNAETWNNTTSSSQLFVKLAAGTTVAKAEKDIRNLYNKYHKRDKDDNTKTAHLLQPLRDIHFNTDYGNFDQRTAHKPTLYGLLAIGAFLLLLGAINFINLATAQASQRAKEIGIRKTLGGQKIQLILQFLSETFLVTLLATALSVLITPLLLKIFADFIPKELHFSLISHPGILLFLLVLLIVVSLLAGFYPALVLAGYKPVLVLKNQAFSNTGQTRNAWLRKTLTVSQFVIAQVFIMATVLVSKQIHYAINKDMGFRKDAIVYFRTNFYDTVRSNKQVLLNKIAAMPGVAMVSLANNPPSGNSVWSSTFTYKDGKKDIQTDVQIKHADSNYIRLYQLRLLAGRNITQSDTATQLIINETFAHTLGFQQPQDAIGKTIGWSNKQLPIVGVVADFHQRSLHESIKPLAIANATDRALTINILLQPKTNAGANWSATIKQMEKVWKALYPEEEFEYRFFDEQIAKFYESEKQVSTLLTWATGLTIFISCLGLLGLVMYTTAFRVKEIGVRKVLGATVTQLVTLLSKDFMLLVILAFFIATPLAWLAMHQWLNNFAYRTGVSIWVFGLSAVMMILIALITVGLQTIRAALANPVNSLRSE, encoded by the coding sequence ATGCTGAAAAACTATTTACTGGTAGCCCTGAGAACACTTTGGAAACACAAAGTGTTTACGGCTATTAATATAGCCGGGCTGGCCATTGGCATCAGCGCCTCCCTGGTCATCTACCTGCTGGTACAATACGATTTCAGCTTTGATAAATTTCATAAAGAGGGCGACCGTATCCACCGCGTAGTCTCCAAATTCACCTCTCCGGATGGAGAAGAATACAAGAATTCCGGCGTGCCTGTTCCCATGGGCAATGCTGTACGTACCGAAATGGCAGGGCTCGATGTGGTCGCTCCATTTTACACCTGGGATGGAAGTGGTAAAGTAACCATACCAACGGCAAAGGAAGGCAAACCCGTCACCTATAAAAAACAGGAAGGCATTATTTTTGCCGATCCAGGTTATTTCATCCTACTGCCCTACGAATGGGTAGCCGGCTCCCCCGTTACAGCATTACAACAACCCTACCAGGTAGTATTGACTACTGCCAATGCAGCCCTGTATTTCCCGGGCATACAACCAGTTGAGCTGATCGGCCGGGAAATATACTTTGATGACACCATCAGAACCAGCATAACAGGTATTGTAAAAGACATTGCCCAAAACACTGATTTTACTTTCAAAACTTTCATTTCCTGGAGCACCCTTGAAAAGGGAAACCTGTCGAATGGAAATGCAGAGACCTGGAATAATACCACCAGCAGCTCACAATTATTTGTAAAGCTGGCGGCCGGTACTACCGTAGCCAAAGCGGAAAAAGACATCCGCAACCTGTACAACAAATACCATAAACGCGACAAAGACGATAACACAAAAACAGCACACCTGCTGCAACCCTTGCGGGATATTCATTTTAATACAGACTATGGCAATTTTGATCAGCGTACAGCTCATAAGCCCACCCTCTATGGCCTGCTGGCCATAGGCGCTTTTTTATTGTTGTTAGGTGCTATCAACTTTATCAACCTGGCTACCGCCCAGGCTTCCCAACGGGCCAAAGAAATAGGTATCCGCAAAACACTGGGCGGCCAGAAAATACAACTGATCCTTCAATTCCTCAGCGAGACCTTCCTGGTCACACTGCTGGCCACCGCCCTCTCCGTTCTTATTACTCCGTTGCTCTTAAAGATATTTGCCGATTTTATTCCCAAAGAATTACACTTCAGCCTCATCAGCCACCCTGGTATTCTCCTGTTCCTGTTGGTGCTGCTCATCGTAGTAAGCCTGCTGGCTGGATTTTATCCGGCCCTGGTACTGGCAGGTTATAAACCCGTATTAGTATTGAAGAACCAGGCATTTTCCAATACCGGCCAAACACGCAATGCCTGGTTGCGCAAAACACTCACCGTATCGCAGTTTGTGATCGCCCAGGTATTCATCATGGCCACTGTGCTGGTGAGCAAACAGATCCATTATGCGATCAATAAAGATATGGGCTTCCGCAAAGATGCTATTGTCTATTTCCGGACCAACTTTTACGATACCGTGCGCAGCAACAAGCAGGTGCTGCTAAATAAAATAGCTGCCATGCCGGGCGTGGCCATGGTAAGCCTTGCCAATAATCCGCCTTCGGGCAACAGCGTATGGTCCAGCACCTTCACCTATAAAGACGGTAAAAAGGACATACAAACCGATGTACAGATCAAACATGCCGATTCTAATTATATCAGGCTATACCAGCTTAGGCTATTGGCAGGCAGGAATATTACCCAAAGTGATACGGCAACCCAACTCATCATCAATGAGACCTTTGCCCATACACTAGGGTTTCAGCAGCCACAGGACGCCATTGGAAAAACGATTGGATGGAGTAACAAGCAACTGCCCATCGTAGGCGTGGTAGCCGATTTCCACCAGCGTTCGCTGCACGAATCCATTAAACCACTGGCCATTGCCAATGCTACCGACAGGGCCCTTACGATCAATATCCTCCTGCAGCCTAAAACCAATGCCGGCGCCAACTGGTCTGCCACCATTAAACAAATGGAAAAGGTATGGAAAGCCCTTTACCCGGAAGAAGAGTTTGAGTACAGGTTTTTTGATGAGCAGATAGCTAAGTTTTACGAAAGTGAAAAACAGGTGTCTACCCTGCTCACCTGGGCTACAGGCCTCACCATCTTCATCAGTTGCCTGGGCTTGCTGGGCCTGGTGATGTATACCACCGCTTTCAGGGTAAAGGAAATAGGTGTACGCAAGGTACTGGGCGCCACGGTCACACAACTGGTGACCCTCTTATCCAAAGATTTCATGCTATTGGTGATCCTGGCATTTTTTATCGCTACGCCCTTGGCGTGGTTAGCCATGCACCAATGGTTGAACAATTTCGCCTACCGCACCGGGGTCAGTATATGGGTATTCGGACTCAGTGCTGTGATGATGATCCTGATTGCACTGATCACTGTAGGATTGCAAACCATCCGGGCAGCATTGGCCAACCCGGTAAATAGTTTAAGAAGCGAGTAA
- a CDS encoding ABC transporter permease, with amino-acid sequence MIKNYFKTAFRSLLRNKSYAAINITGLTVGIAACLLIYLITSYHLSFDNFHTRKDRIYRVVSESIGTGTGTSRSAGVPIPTAKGLRNDFPELQGKVAGIFGSGNDQITVLDEQNRPGKKFKEARGLYFAESQFFDIFDYKWLAGDPKTALADPNNVVLTRDIAEKYFGDWHAAMGRAIKYENADVWKVTGILENLPPNTDFPLQIVAPFKAYSNSKSDDWVSIYSSNQVYIALPENYASSRLSALLPGFVKKHKPAENATDGMALQPLTEMHFDTRFNVFSRQVFSKELITALSLIGLFLLIIACVNFINLATAQAVNRAKEVGVRKVLGSSRKNLITQFMSETLLITLFAVVLATGLAWIVLPSLNTLLQTRISANFFNNLKIPAFLLVITLLVTLLAGFYPALVLSGYNPITALKSKLAAKTGSLSLRRALVVFQFAIAQVLVIGMLVVVSQMNFFKNASLGFTKDHILSVPIPGDSAGRAKIDYLRAQLLQQPGISDVSFSFGSPAENGNWSSDFNFDNATKSCGFEANLKWVDVEHFKTFDLQFVAGRPFYPSDTIREFVVSEILVKKLGLKSPQDIIGKKINLWGGEHVATVCGVIKDFHTLSLRQPLDPIIMAPMRSNYQMFSAKIRPEKAKETLAYVEKLWTSAYPDFVYEYQFLDEKIDRFYRRESQLSQLYTIFAGIAIFISCLGLYGLVSFMATQRVKEVGIRKVLGASVANIVYLFSREFTVLILISFLIAAPLAWYIMSQWLGDFEYRIQLGAGIFLLAIAGSVFIAWITVGYRAIRAALTNPVKSLKNE; translated from the coding sequence ATGATCAAAAACTATTTCAAAACTGCTTTCCGCAGCCTGCTGCGCAACAAGAGTTATGCAGCCATCAACATTACCGGACTCACTGTAGGTATAGCAGCCTGCCTGCTCATATACCTTATCACCAGCTATCACCTCAGTTTTGATAACTTCCATACCAGGAAGGACCGCATATACCGGGTCGTAAGCGAATCCATTGGGACCGGTACCGGCACTTCCCGCTCTGCGGGCGTACCTATTCCTACTGCAAAGGGATTGCGGAACGACTTTCCTGAACTGCAAGGAAAAGTGGCCGGCATATTCGGAAGCGGTAATGACCAGATCACCGTACTGGATGAACAGAATCGACCCGGCAAAAAATTCAAAGAAGCAAGAGGCCTGTACTTTGCAGAATCCCAGTTCTTTGACATTTTCGATTATAAATGGCTGGCAGGCGATCCCAAAACAGCCCTGGCCGATCCAAACAACGTGGTGCTTACCCGGGATATCGCAGAGAAGTATTTTGGCGATTGGCATGCAGCCATGGGTCGCGCCATTAAATATGAAAATGCCGATGTATGGAAAGTAACCGGCATACTCGAAAACCTGCCCCCTAATACCGACTTTCCCCTGCAAATAGTAGCTCCGTTCAAAGCTTATAGTAATTCAAAGAGCGATGACTGGGTGAGCATCTATAGTTCAAACCAGGTTTATATTGCCTTGCCGGAAAATTACGCTTCTTCACGATTGAGCGCCTTACTGCCAGGTTTTGTAAAAAAACACAAACCAGCCGAAAACGCTACTGATGGCATGGCCTTACAACCGCTCACGGAAATGCACTTTGATACCCGTTTTAATGTTTTCTCCCGCCAGGTATTTAGCAAAGAACTGATCACTGCACTATCCCTGATCGGCCTTTTCCTGCTCATCATCGCCTGTGTTAACTTCATCAACCTGGCCACCGCCCAGGCAGTAAACCGCGCCAAAGAAGTAGGTGTACGCAAGGTATTGGGCAGCAGCCGCAAAAACCTTATTACCCAATTCATGAGCGAAACCTTGCTCATCACCCTCTTTGCTGTTGTATTGGCTACCGGCCTCGCGTGGATAGTCTTGCCTTCACTGAATACTTTGTTGCAGACACGCATATCCGCCAACTTTTTCAACAACCTCAAAATACCTGCCTTCCTGCTCGTCATCACCCTGCTCGTAACCTTGCTCGCAGGCTTTTATCCGGCGCTGGTATTATCCGGCTACAATCCGATCACCGCCCTCAAAAGCAAGCTCGCCGCTAAAACTGGCAGTCTCTCACTCAGAAGAGCCCTCGTAGTATTCCAGTTTGCCATTGCACAGGTACTTGTCATTGGTATGCTGGTAGTCGTAAGCCAGATGAACTTCTTTAAAAATGCCTCCCTCGGATTTACCAAGGATCATATACTTTCTGTACCCATACCGGGCGACAGTGCAGGGCGGGCCAAGATTGATTACCTGCGCGCGCAGTTGCTGCAACAACCCGGCATCAGCGATGTGAGCTTTAGCTTTGGCAGCCCAGCTGAAAATGGCAACTGGAGCAGTGATTTCAATTTCGACAACGCTACCAAAAGCTGTGGTTTTGAAGCCAACCTGAAATGGGTGGATGTAGAACATTTTAAAACATTCGATCTGCAATTTGTGGCGGGCCGTCCTTTTTATCCCAGTGATACCATACGTGAGTTTGTTGTAAGTGAAATACTGGTCAAGAAACTCGGTCTTAAAAGTCCACAGGACATCATAGGTAAAAAGATAAATCTTTGGGGTGGAGAGCATGTGGCCACCGTGTGTGGTGTGATCAAGGACTTCCATACCCTCTCACTCCGTCAACCTTTAGATCCCATCATTATGGCCCCCATGCGCTCTAACTACCAAATGTTCAGCGCTAAAATACGGCCAGAGAAAGCAAAGGAAACCCTCGCCTATGTTGAAAAACTATGGACCAGCGCCTACCCCGACTTTGTGTATGAATACCAGTTCCTCGATGAGAAGATAGACCGTTTCTATCGCCGCGAATCACAGCTGTCACAACTCTATACCATTTTTGCAGGCATCGCCATATTCATTTCTTGCCTGGGTTTGTATGGTCTCGTATCCTTCATGGCCACCCAGCGTGTGAAAGAAGTAGGTATCCGCAAAGTATTGGGCGCTTCCGTAGCCAATATCGTTTACCTGTTTTCCCGTGAGTTCACCGTGCTGATCCTTATTTCATTTTTGATCGCAGCACCACTGGCCTGGTATATCATGAGCCAATGGTTAGGAGATTTCGAATACCGTATTCAACTGGGCGCCGGCATATTCCTGCTGGCCATCGCCGGCTCCGTGTTCATTGCCTGGATCACCGTTGGCTATAGGGCAATAAGGGCTGCGCTCACAAATCCTGTGAAGAGTTTGAAGAACGAATAG
- a CDS encoding ABC transporter permease, giving the protein MIKTYLKIAWRTALRNRSFTAISLGSLVLGITLFFLISLWVKDEMGYDASFASQQQVCRLESEMIRPDGQVSKMSAVGWPVGNTLKAQYPEIESLTYLREWHPIVKLKETRFYEDALFADEQFFAVFGYQLQEGNPATALRQPYSVVITREIKEKYFGKGEALGKVLMVNDTVPYNVTGVFAKLPAASHLRFDMIGSFASACSLNPGMCEEEFAGGWFDMNVYNYVRLGKNTSVATTTARIKNLVQVAGKAAVAETGFKTNLSLRPVKDIYLYSGMPTAQGTVGNFKTIQLFLAIGIFILLIACLNFINLSTARSVERAKEIGIQKVLGNDRKRLIVQFLTEAAVLCSLAAIISIVLMIALLPAFNTFAGKSFTVSSLVTLENALLLSGIIVALVPLAGFYPAWVLSSFKPIKVLKGSFSHTASGALLRKSLVVLQFVISAGFIMCTLIMWKQMRYMQDQDLGFDKNNMLVIDAIKVPWTLRHDKAGVFKSELLRKTGITQMTAAGAVPGRSGWAGQFAYPEGKTKEQATIVEYIATDQDYVKTIGLPLIAGRDFLPNSEADVKEAFLINEAAVKTFGWGSPTNALGKKLSTSGKDGIVVGVLKDYHQHGLQTKIPPVVLSPVPFYVLFALRYEGISPAQAVADVKAVWDDVYKGYPLEYRFMDEDFQRQYARENKLRSFFGIAAGLSVVIGCLGLLGLIIYTAQKRVREIGIRKVLGAGIGGIVALLSVDLLKLVGIAIVLAVPIAWWTMHAWLQGFAYRIQISWQVFALSAAAALLIAMFTISFQAIRAAMMNPVKSLRSE; this is encoded by the coding sequence GTGATAAAGACATACCTCAAAATAGCCTGGCGTACCGCGCTCCGCAACCGGAGCTTCACCGCCATCAGCCTGGGCAGCCTGGTATTGGGAATTACCTTGTTCTTCCTCATCAGCCTGTGGGTGAAAGATGAGATGGGATATGATGCCTCATTTGCCAGCCAGCAACAGGTATGCCGCCTGGAAAGCGAAATGATCCGGCCCGATGGCCAGGTCAGCAAAATGAGCGCTGTAGGCTGGCCTGTGGGCAACACCTTAAAAGCCCAATACCCGGAAATAGAAAGCCTCACTTATCTCAGGGAATGGCATCCTATTGTGAAATTGAAGGAGACACGCTTTTATGAAGACGCCTTGTTTGCCGATGAGCAGTTCTTTGCCGTATTTGGTTATCAACTGCAGGAAGGCAATCCTGCCACTGCCCTCAGGCAGCCTTACAGTGTAGTCATCACCCGGGAAATTAAAGAGAAATACTTTGGCAAAGGCGAAGCATTGGGAAAAGTGCTGATGGTCAACGATACCGTTCCTTACAATGTGACCGGCGTCTTTGCCAAACTGCCCGCCGCCTCTCACCTGCGCTTTGATATGATCGGTTCTTTTGCTTCAGCATGCAGCCTCAATCCCGGGATGTGTGAAGAAGAATTTGCAGGTGGCTGGTTTGATATGAACGTATACAATTATGTACGCCTGGGCAAAAATACATCCGTGGCCACCACTACCGCCAGGATCAAAAACCTGGTACAGGTAGCCGGTAAAGCAGCCGTAGCAGAAACCGGTTTTAAAACAAACCTGTCCCTGCGCCCCGTAAAAGATATTTACCTGTACTCTGGTATGCCTACAGCCCAGGGAACCGTCGGAAACTTTAAGACCATCCAGCTCTTCCTGGCCATTGGTATTTTCATCCTGCTCATTGCCTGCCTCAATTTTATCAACCTCTCTACCGCCCGTTCCGTAGAACGCGCCAAAGAGATTGGCATACAAAAAGTATTGGGCAATGATCGCAAGCGGCTCATTGTTCAATTCCTTACCGAAGCTGCTGTACTGTGTTCCCTCGCCGCCATCATCAGCATCGTACTCATGATTGCCCTGCTGCCGGCCTTCAACACCTTTGCCGGTAAATCATTTACCGTTTCCTCCCTGGTTACCCTGGAAAATGCTTTGTTGCTCTCGGGCATCATCGTGGCACTCGTACCCCTGGCAGGCTTCTATCCCGCCTGGGTATTGTCATCCTTCAAACCCATCAAAGTATTAAAAGGAAGTTTTTCTCATACCGCCTCCGGCGCCCTGCTGAGAAAATCACTGGTCGTATTACAATTCGTTATATCCGCCGGCTTCATCATGTGTACACTCATCATGTGGAAGCAGATGAGGTACATGCAGGACCAGGATCTGGGGTTTGATAAAAACAACATGCTGGTGATCGATGCCATAAAAGTGCCCTGGACATTGCGCCATGACAAAGCCGGTGTATTCAAATCCGAACTACTCCGCAAAACAGGCATCACCCAAATGACCGCTGCCGGCGCCGTGCCAGGCAGATCGGGCTGGGCAGGACAATTTGCCTATCCCGAAGGCAAGACCAAAGAACAGGCTACCATCGTTGAGTATATCGCCACCGACCAGGATTATGTAAAGACCATCGGCCTTCCGCTAATAGCAGGGCGGGATTTCCTGCCCAACAGTGAAGCCGATGTGAAAGAAGCCTTCCTCATCAATGAAGCAGCCGTAAAGACCTTCGGCTGGGGCAGCCCTACAAATGCATTGGGCAAAAAACTGTCTACCTCCGGCAAAGATGGCATCGTGGTAGGCGTGCTGAAAGATTACCACCAGCATGGATTGCAAACAAAGATCCCTCCCGTCGTATTAAGCCCTGTGCCATTTTATGTCCTGTTTGCCCTGCGCTATGAAGGCATCAGTCCTGCGCAGGCCGTGGCCGATGTAAAAGCCGTGTGGGATGATGTATACAAAGGATATCCCCTTGAATACCGGTTTATGGATGAGGATTTCCAACGTCAGTATGCCAGGGAGAACAAGCTACGCAGCTTTTTCGGCATCGCCGCTGGCCTGTCAGTAGTCATCGGTTGCCTCGGCTTACTGGGCCTTATCATCTATACAGCCCAGAAAAGAGTAAGAGAAATCGGCATCCGCAAAGTATTGGGCGCAGGTATTGGTGGCATCGTTGCCCTCTTGTCTGTCGACCTCCTGAAGCTCGTAGGTATTGCCATTGTACTGGCCGTTCCCATTGCCTGGTGGACCATGCACGCCTGGCTACAGGGTTTTGCCTACCGCATTCAGATCAGCTGGCAGGTATTTGCCCTGTCTGCTGCCGCAGCCTTATTGATAGCCATGTTTACCATTAGTTTCCAGGCTATCCGCGCAGCAATGATGAACCCCGTGAAGAGCTTAAGAAGTGAGTAG